Proteins encoded by one window of Methylovirgula ligni:
- a CDS encoding flavin monoamine oxidase family protein: protein MMPDSFDVAIVGAGAAGLAAALALTRAGRSIVVLEARTRPGGRAFTFAAQGGFPLDAGCGWVHSADRNVLAPLIEAAGFVFEKHSANWGRQSGDQGFSATEQKEFAEAFEAFDARLAAAALKGIDSPASDYFEPGTRWNNLIDAVSSYYNGAEFDRVSVLDYDAYVDTGVNWRVREGYGAAIAAVAASIAPRFECAVTAIDHRHVPVRLETQQGLVSARAVIVTVPTNLLAKERIAFSPPLPDKAEAAAGLRLGTAEKAFFLLAQPEEFPVEGHLFGRIDQTATGSYHTRPFGRPYVEAFIGGRNAEDLIREGEGALGAFALDELSALIGSAFRRRATPIAETGWARDPWVLGSYSHALPGHAGARAALAASVAERLFFAGEATHPSFFSTVHGAWETGLRAAEEALAVLPSLAL, encoded by the coding sequence ATGATGCCTGATAGTTTTGATGTTGCGATCGTCGGTGCGGGCGCGGCGGGATTGGCGGCAGCGCTTGCACTGACACGCGCCGGCCGGAGCATCGTCGTGCTGGAAGCTCGCACACGTCCCGGAGGCCGCGCTTTCACTTTTGCGGCGCAGGGCGGCTTTCCGCTCGACGCCGGCTGCGGCTGGGTGCATTCCGCAGATCGCAATGTGCTGGCGCCGCTCATCGAGGCGGCAGGCTTCGTATTCGAAAAGCATTCGGCGAATTGGGGGCGCCAATCCGGCGACCAGGGGTTCAGCGCCACCGAGCAGAAGGAATTCGCCGAAGCCTTCGAGGCTTTCGATGCGCGGCTTGCCGCCGCCGCCTTGAAGGGAATCGATTCTCCGGCCTCGGATTATTTCGAACCCGGCACCCGCTGGAACAACCTGATCGACGCGGTCAGTTCCTATTATAATGGCGCGGAGTTCGATCGGGTCTCGGTGCTCGACTATGATGCCTATGTCGATACGGGTGTGAATTGGCGGGTCAGGGAGGGGTATGGCGCGGCCATCGCGGCCGTGGCTGCCTCCATCGCGCCGCGCTTCGAGTGCGCGGTGACGGCGATCGATCATCGTCATGTGCCGGTGCGCCTCGAAACCCAGCAGGGCCTGGTATCGGCGCGCGCGGTGATCGTCACCGTGCCGACCAATCTCCTCGCCAAGGAGCGGATAGCCTTCTCGCCGCCTCTGCCGGACAAGGCCGAGGCCGCGGCGGGCCTGCGGCTTGGGACGGCGGAGAAAGCCTTCTTCCTCTTGGCGCAGCCGGAGGAATTTCCGGTCGAGGGTCATCTCTTCGGCCGCATCGATCAGACCGCGACGGGTTCCTATCACACCCGGCCTTTCGGCCGTCCCTATGTCGAAGCGTTTATTGGTGGCCGCAACGCCGAGGATTTAATCCGCGAAGGCGAGGGCGCACTCGGCGCCTTCGCGCTCGATGAATTGAGCGCGCTCATCGGCTCCGCCTTCCGCCGGCGTGCGACGCCGATCGCCGAGACCGGCTGGGCGCGCGATCCCTGGGTGCTCGGCTCCTATTCGCATGCGCTGCCGGGGCACGCCGGGGCGCGGGCGGCGCTTGCCGCGTCGGTGGCGGAGCGGCTTTTCTTCGCCGGTGAGGCGACGCACCCGTCCTTCTTTTCGACTGTGCATGGCGCGTGGGAAACCGGCCTGCGCGCCGCGGAGGAAGCGTTGGCCGTCCTGCCCTCGCTGGCGCTTTGA
- a CDS encoding DUF4239 domain-containing protein, with protein MNYFTAFLIVAGAGLAAAGAALLVQKFVEADWRREHHDVGATVFLQLGVIFAVLLAFVFSESWTEYNEASAAIDLEVGALHGAAMIAATLPPAQAKDILTKTKAYLDSVVQDEWPVMATQRGEDLATDRKLQALIQAVANLNADDSTAREKKTEILSLLTQAHAQREMRIFQADSGIPGVLWTVLIGFELILAAFVVLSGLRYRASAAMVAGIFTTAVTSILVVARLLDYPFEGALALHATDFVSVVSKVTRLITPIG; from the coding sequence ATGAATTACTTCACCGCATTCCTCATCGTTGCCGGAGCCGGCCTCGCGGCCGCCGGGGCGGCGCTGCTCGTCCAGAAATTTGTCGAGGCCGACTGGCGGCGCGAGCACCATGACGTCGGCGCGACGGTCTTCCTGCAGCTCGGGGTTATCTTCGCCGTTCTTCTGGCCTTCGTCTTCAGCGAGTCCTGGACCGAATATAACGAAGCCTCGGCGGCGATCGATCTCGAGGTCGGCGCCCTGCACGGCGCGGCGATGATCGCGGCGACTTTGCCACCGGCGCAGGCGAAAGACATCCTGACCAAGACAAAGGCCTACCTGGACAGCGTCGTGCAAGACGAATGGCCGGTGATGGCGACGCAGCGCGGCGAGGATCTCGCGACCGATCGGAAATTGCAGGCGTTAATCCAGGCCGTCGCCAACCTCAACGCAGACGATTCGACCGCACGCGAAAAGAAAACGGAAATTCTTTCTCTGCTGACCCAAGCGCACGCGCAGCGCGAAATGCGGATCTTTCAAGCCGACAGCGGCATTCCAGGAGTGCTTTGGACGGTGCTGATCGGGTTTGAACTGATCCTGGCGGCCTTCGTCGTCCTTTCCGGCCTGCGCTATCGGGCGTCGGCGGCAATGGTCGCGGGCATTTTCACGACCGCGGTGACAAGTATTCTCGTCGTCGCGCGGCTGCTCGATTATCCGTTTGAAGGGGCTTTGGCCTTGCACGCGACGGATTTTGTCTCCGTCGTCAGTAAAGTCACGCGGCTGATCACGCCGATCGGCTGA
- a CDS encoding DUF2610 domain-containing protein, with protein sequence MVQVRTAGVLAALAIMGSLVLLAATGAQAETRRAFVLGIQRYGDPDIQNLTRADNDAADIASDLQEVGFDKKNITLATDVRTRDEFDKKFQAFLKTVDEGDDVFFFFSGHGTGIEASNKNYLLLGSLKSLKTYTRARLLDADRRDDIIALKMPAFESQYDADEIPKDGVSVADIIHAIAGRKPAAAFVVLDACRSLPPATADIRTLKRSATSGSRLLPNDDLPTGFLTLYSASYGETAIESFGPTDKRRNSLFTEVLRQEMQRPGQTLPQLAERARLVVRAYAAKGGFEQDPEYFDNLAAADDFTLVGSVGAERFPLPQQQCEGAQQDWEQISQQPARETLERHRRRFQDCPTAELARRALVDLISSPVGSSFTATPLDRNIDDCDRLAAADIDNARPPEVPGVSLGKLDFDAAIPACQKSIARNPRLARFLYDYGRAQQAAANSMRPDDPARQQTLLGAYAAFKDAADRGYIASLYSLATVFDYAEARNPDQTQDQANKDLTKAADQGFPAAMYELGLRYKKGLFGIQPDFAEAYDWMGKAAEAGSVAAMVDVAESLWYGQGVSPDPRRAVEWAERAADAGSVDAKVDLGLFYFYGYKIVDDNGDIDDAKSVLSDDSRALLWFGRAALASNARAQYNLAIMMEAGDGLPIPQPEIAARYYRLAAHGGFEDAEIDLAERLRSGRILTSPENGANEAVDLLRRALSQGSARGATYLAEIYRNGEFGVMKDPLKAMQYAYQAIKLSAEADPTTEDGNPFFEADAGILLAEMAVNGQANDINGRPLLDEDEVDRLQKFYGTINPDIGKVEVRKLEVPLGCNGYYSRHATLWVWDWGRRVSPTEPQFRSIERQTGCYDNATLRRTLIASFLLAKKTKVPFADLIYQQIKEARDTVDGDTAAGRHD encoded by the coding sequence ATGGTGCAAGTGCGAACGGCCGGGGTTCTCGCAGCGCTGGCAATTATGGGGTCTCTAGTTTTGCTTGCGGCAACGGGCGCGCAGGCGGAAACGCGTCGCGCCTTCGTACTCGGCATTCAACGTTACGGCGATCCGGACATCCAGAATCTGACGCGCGCGGATAATGACGCCGCCGATATTGCCTCTGATCTTCAGGAGGTCGGATTCGACAAGAAGAACATCACGCTCGCGACCGATGTGCGGACGCGGGACGAGTTCGACAAGAAGTTTCAGGCGTTCCTGAAGACGGTCGACGAAGGCGACGATGTCTTCTTCTTCTTCTCCGGCCACGGCACGGGCATCGAGGCAAGCAATAAGAATTATCTACTGCTGGGAAGTTTGAAGAGCCTCAAGACCTATACGCGGGCGCGCTTGCTCGATGCCGACCGCCGCGACGATATCATCGCGCTGAAGATGCCGGCGTTCGAGAGCCAGTATGACGCCGACGAAATTCCCAAAGACGGGGTTTCCGTTGCCGATATCATCCACGCGATCGCCGGCAGGAAACCCGCCGCGGCATTCGTCGTTCTCGACGCCTGCCGCTCGCTGCCGCCAGCGACCGCGGATATCCGCACGCTCAAGCGCAGCGCCACTTCCGGCAGCCGGCTCTTGCCGAACGATGACCTGCCGACCGGCTTCCTCACGCTCTATTCCGCCTCATATGGCGAAACCGCGATCGAGAGCTTCGGCCCGACCGACAAGCGCAGAAACTCGCTCTTCACCGAGGTTTTGCGCCAGGAGATGCAGCGGCCCGGCCAAACCCTGCCGCAACTGGCGGAGCGCGCACGGCTGGTCGTGCGTGCCTACGCGGCAAAGGGCGGCTTCGAGCAGGATCCGGAATATTTCGACAATCTCGCGGCGGCGGATGATTTCACCCTTGTCGGCTCTGTCGGTGCCGAACGCTTCCCGCTGCCGCAACAGCAGTGCGAAGGCGCGCAGCAGGATTGGGAGCAGATCAGCCAGCAGCCGGCGCGCGAAACGCTTGAGCGCCATCGGCGCCGGTTTCAGGATTGCCCGACCGCCGAGCTGGCCCGCCGCGCCCTCGTCGATCTCATCAGTTCGCCGGTCGGCAGTTCGTTCACCGCGACGCCGCTCGACCGCAATATCGATGATTGCGATCGCCTCGCCGCCGCCGATATCGACAACGCGCGGCCGCCGGAGGTGCCGGGCGTGTCGCTCGGCAAGCTCGATTTCGACGCGGCCATTCCGGCCTGCCAGAAGTCGATCGCCCGCAATCCACGGCTCGCGCGTTTCCTCTATGATTACGGGCGCGCGCAACAGGCGGCGGCCAATTCCATGCGCCCGGACGATCCGGCGCGCCAGCAGACGCTGCTGGGAGCATATGCAGCGTTCAAGGACGCTGCCGATCGCGGCTATATCGCGTCGCTCTACAGTCTGGCGACGGTCTTCGATTACGCGGAGGCCCGCAATCCGGACCAGACTCAGGATCAGGCGAACAAGGATCTGACCAAGGCGGCCGACCAGGGCTTTCCCGCAGCTATGTATGAGCTTGGCCTGCGCTACAAGAAGGGCCTGTTCGGCATCCAGCCCGATTTCGCCGAGGCCTATGATTGGATGGGCAAGGCGGCAGAGGCCGGTTCCGTTGCGGCGATGGTCGATGTCGCTGAATCGCTTTGGTACGGGCAGGGCGTCAGTCCCGACCCGCGCCGCGCCGTCGAATGGGCGGAGCGCGCCGCCGACGCTGGCTCGGTCGATGCGAAGGTCGATCTCGGGCTGTTTTATTTCTACGGCTACAAGATCGTCGACGACAACGGCGATATCGACGATGCCAAGAGCGTGCTCTCGGACGATTCGCGCGCGCTTCTCTGGTTCGGCCGTGCCGCACTCGCCAGCAATGCGCGGGCGCAATACAATCTCGCCATCATGATGGAAGCGGGCGACGGCTTGCCGATTCCGCAACCCGAAATCGCGGCGCGCTATTATCGTCTTGCCGCACATGGCGGCTTCGAGGATGCGGAGATCGACCTCGCCGAACGGCTGCGTTCCGGGCGCATTCTCACGAGTCCGGAAAACGGCGCGAACGAAGCCGTTGATTTGCTGCGGCGCGCGCTCAGCCAGGGTTCGGCCCGCGGCGCCACGTATCTCGCCGAAATTTACCGCAACGGCGAATTCGGCGTGATGAAAGACCCGCTGAAGGCGATGCAATACGCCTATCAGGCGATAAAGCTTTCGGCCGAGGCCGATCCCACGACAGAAGACGGCAATCCCTTCTTCGAGGCCGACGCCGGCATTCTGCTCGCCGAGATGGCCGTCAACGGGCAGGCGAACGATATCAACGGCCGGCCGTTGCTGGATGAGGACGAGGTCGACCGGCTGCAGAAATTCTACGGCACGATCAATCCCGATATTGGCAAGGTCGAGGTCCGCAAGCTGGAGGTGCCGCTGGGCTGCAACGGCTATTACAGCCGTCATGCCACGCTCTGGGTGTGGGACTGGGGCCGCCGCGTCTCGCCGACAGAACCGCAATTCCGCAGCATCGAGCGGCAGACGGGCTGTTACGACAATGCAACGCTGCGGCGCACTTTGATCGCCAGTTTCCTGCTGGCGAAAAAAACCAAGGTTCCCTTTGCTGATCTCATCTATCAACAGATCAAGGAAGCGCGCGATACGGTCGATGGCGATACGGCAGCCGGACGCCACGATTGA
- a CDS encoding YXWGXW repeat-containing protein, with the protein MRAVSFALATTFLVTVSPFDLSYAQSTDCAVTGISAEEAPPPLPEYDQPPIPAPGYIWTPGYWAWNNVDYYWVPGSWAEPPEAELLWTPPYWGFANGAYVFHRGYWGPRVGFYGGVDYGYGYGGRGFEGGRWDHGAFYYNRAVTNLRGATITNVYEKNVVISNRDRISYNGGRGGLTLRPTAEEEAAAREPHRPPTQWQTQHVRAASVDSTGFASTNHGHPAHGATARPIGLEGKPGHEGAPGAPEAPAGTPGHTPHELHAPLAGEHNPPKHDRLEPGAHNLPAEGGKPVREKPLEHRLETPAVGGHNPHVHQHVEPGAGAMRMEAAPVHREAPHHEAPTRIEAPPHREDSPRHEAPGGRPPGHEGHEGSKRPGDR; encoded by the coding sequence ATGCGCGCCGTTTCCTTTGCTCTCGCCACAACATTTCTGGTTACTGTTTCTCCTTTCGATTTGAGCTATGCGCAATCGACGGATTGCGCCGTCACCGGGATCAGTGCCGAAGAGGCGCCGCCGCCGCTGCCCGAATACGATCAACCGCCCATTCCCGCCCCCGGCTATATCTGGACGCCCGGCTATTGGGCCTGGAACAACGTCGATTATTATTGGGTGCCGGGTAGCTGGGCGGAGCCGCCGGAGGCGGAGCTTCTCTGGACGCCGCCCTACTGGGGCTTCGCCAACGGCGCTTATGTGTTCCATCGCGGTTATTGGGGCCCGCGCGTCGGTTTCTACGGCGGCGTCGATTACGGCTACGGTTATGGCGGCCGCGGCTTCGAGGGCGGCCGTTGGGATCATGGCGCCTTCTATTACAATCGCGCGGTGACGAACCTCCGCGGCGCGACCATCACCAACGTCTACGAGAAAAACGTCGTCATCAGCAACAGGGATCGGATCAGCTACAACGGCGGCCGGGGCGGCCTGACGTTGCGGCCGACGGCGGAGGAAGAAGCCGCGGCGCGCGAGCCGCATCGCCCGCCGACGCAGTGGCAGACCCAGCATGTCCGCGCCGCCAGCGTGGACAGCACCGGTTTCGCCTCGACCAATCACGGCCATCCGGCCCACGGGGCGACGGCGCGGCCTATCGGCCTGGAGGGCAAGCCGGGCCATGAGGGTGCTCCGGGCGCACCGGAGGCTCCGGCCGGAACGCCGGGGCATACGCCACATGAACTGCACGCGCCGCTCGCGGGCGAGCACAATCCGCCGAAGCACGACAGGCTGGAGCCGGGAGCGCATAATCTGCCCGCCGAAGGCGGCAAACCCGTCCGCGAAAAGCCGCTTGAGCATAGGCTCGAGACCCCGGCCGTTGGCGGCCACAATCCGCATGTGCACCAGCACGTCGAACCGGGTGCCGGCGCGATGCGCATGGAGGCCGCTCCGGTACATCGCGAGGCGCCGCATCACGAAGCGCCGACCCGTATTGAAGCGCCGCCACATCGCGAGGATTCCCCGCGCCATGAAGCGCCCGGCGGCCGTCCGCCAGGGCATGAAGGCCATGAGGGCAGCAAACGCCCCGGCGATCGGTAG